Proteins encoded in a region of the Shewanella polaris genome:
- a CDS encoding HNH endonuclease produces MLEPIQQVAFINYLQRLLVEGDFVATYKFALLNAIADICIERPLRLDLDPDSQDKVYYTEITEKFIELYWQHASPFGEVDGKAFILLQNTGTQAAIINQIYLLQQQGVTSISQLKQHKDWQKLLNKALKVLKEGPLWRLQLLAGQLDCYYYSHDNSKNYIQLQPGISFCFRRFHDLVVGLVRNSWIDKIRAYPQNQEVIGDKGNLSDFLFGSNRQSLIQARHVMHDIQHGLCFYCKRKILRTGQVDHFIPWARYPNDLAHNFVLAHDSCNRQKSAHLAAQSHKDAWYEQNIVKHSALITSELSRYFRADCRRSEAIASWAYQQGSQSNVLLWLEGKTFVPYLGSSAIDC; encoded by the coding sequence ATGCTTGAACCTATTCAACAAGTTGCCTTTATTAATTATTTACAACGCCTGTTGGTCGAAGGTGATTTTGTTGCAACTTACAAGTTTGCTTTGTTAAATGCGATTGCCGACATCTGCATAGAACGTCCACTGAGGCTTGATTTAGACCCAGACAGTCAAGACAAGGTTTATTACACTGAAATCACTGAAAAATTTATCGAACTCTACTGGCAACATGCCTCACCCTTTGGTGAAGTTGATGGTAAAGCGTTTATCCTGTTACAAAATACCGGTACTCAAGCTGCAATAATCAATCAGATCTACTTATTACAACAACAAGGCGTAACCAGCATAAGTCAATTGAAGCAACATAAAGATTGGCAAAAATTACTCAATAAAGCCTTAAAAGTGCTTAAAGAAGGGCCATTATGGCGTTTACAGCTATTGGCCGGTCAGTTGGACTGCTATTACTATTCACATGATAATTCGAAAAATTATATTCAATTACAGCCGGGGATCAGCTTTTGTTTTCGACGTTTTCATGATCTTGTGGTTGGTTTGGTAAGAAACAGCTGGATTGATAAAATACGCGCTTATCCACAAAATCAGGAAGTCATAGGTGACAAGGGTAACTTGAGTGACTTTCTGTTTGGCAGTAATCGCCAGTCATTAATACAAGCTCGACATGTAATGCATGATATTCAGCATGGTTTATGTTTTTACTGTAAAAGGAAAATTCTAAGAACAGGGCAAGTGGATCATTTCATCCCTTGGGCGAGATACCCAAATGATCTTGCACATAATTTTGTCCTAGCCCATGACAGCTGTAATCGTCAAAAGAGCGCACACCTTGCAGCCCAAAGCCATAAAGATGCATGGTATGAACAAAATATAGTTAAACATTCTGCACTAATTACAAGCGAATTAAGTCGATATTTTAGAGCGGACTGTCGTCGTTCAGAGGCTATTGCGAGTTGGGCTTACCAGCAAGGGTCACAAAGTAATGTTTTACTTTGGTTAGAAGGTAAGACATTTGTGCCTTATTTGGGAAGTTCTGCGATCGATTGCTAA
- a CDS encoding IS3 family transposase (programmed frameshift), with the protein MKPSVSINIKRTQRDYTLGFKLAVVSQVEKGELTYKQAQNHYGIQGRSTVLTWLRKHGRLDWSQPIEHSPMSKSTETPAQKIKRLEKQVSNLEMKNMIYGDMVELLKNEYGIDLEKKLLSRTLWLAKEKGTVKLATASRQFNLSRQAVYQWKQRLAARADMLKPVMTMVMYWRQFMPRVGTRKLYQLIKPQLLEQGIKLGRDGLFQYLKQHNMLVKPRKNYTKTTHSHHWLRKHPNLLKDRVVKSVEEVFVSDITYVKSDEGTHYLSLVTDAYSRKIMGYELSDEMKASDVVKALEMTIKNRQTTSDVIHHSDRGIQYCSAEYQHKLAANAIRPSMTDGYDCYQNALAERVNGILKQEFLLYRCRTMKELAILIKESIRIYNELRPHLSLGMKTPNEVHEKASREFQLA; encoded by the exons ATGAAACCTTCAGTATCAATCAATATAAAACGTACTCAACGAGATTACACATTAGGCTTTAAATTAGCGGTTGTTAGTCAAGTAGAAAAAGGCGAGCTAACGTATAAGCAAGCTCAAAACCACTATGGCATTCAAGGGAGAAGTACCGTCCTAACATGGTTACGAAAACATGGTAGATTAGATTGGTCCCAGCCGATTGAGCATTCACCTATGTCCAAATCTACAGAAACACCCGCCCAGAAAATCAAACGATTAGAGAAACAAGTCTCCAATCTCGAAATGAAAAATATGATTTATGGCGATATGGTCGAGTTACTTAAAAATGAGTACGGTATTGATTTAGAAAAAAAGT TACTTAGCCGAACGCTCTGGCTTGCCAAAGAAAAAGGCACTGTAAAGCTAGCGACAGCGAGTCGGCAGTTTAACCTATCAAGACAAGCTGTTTATCAATGGAAGCAGCGCTTAGCAGCAAGAGCTGACATGTTAAAACCGGTGATGACTATGGTTATGTATTGGCGTCAGTTCATGCCCAGAGTGGGTACGCGTAAGCTTTATCAACTCATCAAGCCACAGTTACTTGAACAAGGCATAAAGCTAGGTAGGGACGGCCTATTTCAGTATTTAAAACAACACAATATGTTAGTAAAGCCTAGGAAGAATTACACCAAGACAACCCATAGCCACCATTGGTTGAGAAAACACCCAAACTTACTCAAAGACAGAGTGGTGAAGAGCGTTGAAGAGGTATTTGTCAGTGACATAACCTACGTAAAATCAGACGAAGGAACTCACTATTTATCATTAGTCACAGATGCATATTCAAGAAAAATAATGGGTTATGAATTAAGTGATGAAATGAAAGCCAGTGATGTTGTTAAAGCATTGGAGATGACGATAAAGAATCGTCAGACAACCAGTGATGTCATTCATCATTCAGATAGAGGGATACAGTACTGCTCAGCAGAATATCAACATAAATTGGCTGCGAATGCGATAAGGCCATCGATGACAGATGGGTATGATTGTTATCAGAATGCGTTAGCTGAGCGAGTGAATGGTATTTTGAAGCAAGAGTTTTTACTTTACCGCTGTCGTACGATGAAGGAGCTGGCAATACTCATCAAAGAATCTATTAGGATTTATAACGAGTTAAGACCGCACCTTAGTTTAGGAATGAAAACCCCAAACGAAGTGCATGAAAAAGCCAGTCGGGAGTTCCAACTGGCTTAA
- a CDS encoding CLCA_X family protein, with the protein MASHHSLLNHQRHFERIGPDYRNGDSVSFLDIKHTFGLQHIRVGKWVNREESALAANLIFDSLADLANILAVPPELIGLRGSLRFAFGHGGQKGVQAHYSPAYRELALAKNAGAGALAHEFWHAFDHYIADKMFIDDSLLDPYLSSLALAEQNANTSRVKSSRANLFACASDNWLADKSIVAHPLNQQLSKLFQVTLLNTNGQEPHDYVRRSIVLDKQQGCHYFAKPTEMMARAFESCIEMYSQDYAEISNPYLVNSTINSPLAKHGAYPDAQHCHEIYQTMMKYFEPLGLAFDKEQR; encoded by the coding sequence TTGGCTTCACATCACTCGTTATTAAATCATCAACGTCATTTTGAACGTATAGGGCCAGACTATCGTAATGGCGACTCGGTAAGCTTTCTCGACATCAAGCATACCTTTGGCCTACAACATATTCGCGTTGGCAAATGGGTCAATCGTGAAGAGTCAGCACTTGCGGCTAATTTGATTTTTGATTCACTAGCCGATCTTGCCAATATTTTAGCCGTGCCGCCTGAGTTAATAGGTTTACGCGGCAGCTTACGCTTTGCCTTTGGCCATGGCGGCCAAAAAGGAGTACAAGCTCATTACTCACCAGCATACCGAGAACTGGCATTGGCCAAAAATGCCGGAGCAGGGGCGTTGGCTCACGAATTTTGGCATGCATTCGATCATTACATTGCCGACAAAATGTTTATCGACGACAGTTTATTAGACCCATATTTATCCTCCCTGGCGTTAGCAGAACAAAATGCCAATACAAGTCGAGTTAAAAGCAGTCGTGCTAATTTATTTGCTTGTGCCAGCGACAACTGGCTGGCCGATAAATCCATAGTTGCTCACCCGCTTAATCAACAACTCTCAAAGTTATTCCAAGTCACCTTGCTCAATACTAATGGCCAAGAACCTCACGATTATGTTCGCCGCTCCATCGTATTAGATAAACAGCAAGGCTGCCATTACTTTGCCAAACCTACTGAAATGATGGCGCGAGCCTTTGAATCCTGCATTGAAATGTATTCACAAGACTATGCAGAAATCTCTAACCCATACTTAGTAAATAGCACTATCAACTCACCACTTGCTAAACATGGCGCATATCCAGATGCACAGCATTGCCATGAAATATATCAAACCATGATGAAATATTTTGAACCTTTAGGGTTAGCGTTTGATAAAGAGCAGCGTTAG
- a CDS encoding DUF3391 domain-containing protein, producing the protein MNDVVESNHVMKIPIDKLVLGMFVTAIDRQQSKVDILNPGKIKHHDAIIKLKNSNVTTVWVDIERSSDNCGLFKSDKPNDSIKPLARKATVTRDARQLQAKNLLAEAKGLIQKVLAETYEGKAFDITQFDGLADKMIETVMDNEDAFKCILALRTKDCLVLK; encoded by the coding sequence ATGAATGATGTTGTTGAATCAAACCATGTGATGAAGATCCCTATCGATAAACTTGTTCTTGGCATGTTTGTTACAGCAATAGATCGTCAACAAAGCAAAGTAGACATTCTTAATCCGGGTAAAATTAAACACCATGATGCCATCATTAAGCTTAAAAATAGTAATGTCACCACAGTTTGGGTAGACATTGAGCGCTCATCTGACAATTGTGGTTTATTCAAATCTGATAAACCAAACGATTCGATTAAACCACTAGCTCGTAAAGCGACTGTCACCCGAGATGCAAGACAGCTTCAAGCTAAAAATTTGCTTGCTGAAGCAAAGGGGCTTATTCAAAAGGTATTAGCCGAAACCTATGAAGGTAAAGCGTTTGACATTACTCAATTTGATGGCCTTGCCGATAAGATGATTGAGACGGTAATGGACAATGAAGATGCTTTTAAATGCATTTTAGCGTTACGTACTAAAGATTGTCTAGTCCTAAAATAG
- a CDS encoding class I SAM-dependent methyltransferase, producing MSILFYDDKADSLAELYLSLSFDDVHGRWLELLAGLNTIDKIHILDVGAGSGRDARYLAQLTGVDNQKAFVVAVEPAERLAHIGKQTTLGLNVIWIDDMLPELINVKALQHKYHLVLLSAVWMHLEPIQRNQALAALSALMEDNGLIVITLRHGECNDERLMYPVYVDEIVRLAPLYDLQMVKITDRDEDTLGRSGVCWQTMALRKTFSEDNGQGRNL from the coding sequence GTGAGTATTTTATTTTATGATGACAAGGCTGATTCCCTTGCAGAGTTATACCTGTCTCTTTCATTTGACGACGTCCATGGGCGTTGGCTTGAACTTCTCGCAGGACTTAATACCATTGATAAAATCCACATTCTTGATGTAGGTGCAGGCTCGGGTCGAGATGCGCGCTATTTAGCCCAGTTGACAGGTGTTGATAATCAAAAAGCATTCGTGGTGGCAGTTGAGCCCGCAGAGCGTTTGGCGCACATTGGTAAACAGACTACCTTGGGGCTCAATGTCATTTGGATTGACGATATGCTTCCAGAACTTATCAATGTAAAAGCTTTGCAGCATAAATATCATCTGGTGTTATTGAGTGCTGTGTGGATGCACCTTGAACCCATACAAAGAAACCAAGCGCTGGCAGCCTTGTCGGCATTAATGGAGGACAATGGATTAATAGTCATCACACTTCGCCATGGGGAATGTAATGACGAGCGATTAATGTATCCCGTCTATGTGGATGAGATTGTTCGGCTTGCACCGTTATACGATTTGCAGATGGTGAAGATTACCGATAGAGATGAGGATACCTTAGGTCGAAGCGGTGTATGCTGGCAGACCATGGCATTAAGGAAGACTTTCAGTGAAGATAATGGGCAAGGAAGGAATTTATAA
- a CDS encoding heavy metal-binding domain-containing protein codes for MIYTTTETIPGRDIIDIVGIVTGNVVQSKHVGRDIMAGLKSIVGGEIRGYTEMLNEARDVAIERLVDSAAEKGADAIVGIRFTTSAIMDGCSEIMAFGTAVKLASQ; via the coding sequence ATGATTTATACCACTACAGAAACGATTCCAGGTAGAGACATTATTGATATAGTCGGTATTGTTACGGGAAATGTTGTTCAATCAAAACACGTTGGACGCGATATCATGGCTGGACTGAAAAGCATTGTGGGTGGCGAGATCCGTGGTTATACAGAAATGTTAAATGAAGCCAGAGATGTTGCCATTGAACGCTTAGTTGACAGTGCGGCAGAAAAAGGAGCCGATGCGATTGTGGGGATCCGTTTTACAACGAGTGCAATTATGGATGGTTGTTCCGAAATAATGGCTTTTGGTACTGCGGTAAAATTAGCATCACAATGA
- a CDS encoding HPF/RaiA family ribosome-associated protein — translation MQIQINTDKNISGQDSLAKHVEDSLKSDLNRFSDQITRIEVHLSDENSSAKSGNKDKRCLLEVRLAGERPITTSEHAETIGDAITFATEQMINLLDTELGKRAKR, via the coding sequence ATGCAAATCCAAATAAATACCGACAAAAATATATCCGGACAAGATTCACTGGCTAAACATGTAGAAGATAGTTTGAAATCCGATCTCAACCGTTTCAGTGATCAAATCACCCGTATTGAAGTACATTTAAGTGACGAAAACAGCTCAGCCAAGTCTGGTAATAAAGACAAGCGCTGTTTACTTGAAGTTAGGCTTGCTGGGGAACGTCCAATTACAACCAGTGAGCATGCTGAAACCATTGGCGATGCTATTACTTTCGCTACAGAACAAATGATAAATTTGCTAGACACTGAGTTGGGTAAACGAGCCAAGAGGTAA